From the genome of Triticum aestivum cultivar Chinese Spring chromosome 3B, IWGSC CS RefSeq v2.1, whole genome shotgun sequence, one region includes:
- the LOC123065431 gene encoding dnaJ homolog subfamily B member 3 has protein sequence MQPPSQYHQSSYYAVLGVHPGASAAEIRAAYHRLAMRWHPDKIANGRVDPAIAEEAKGRFQKIHEAYQVLSDQKRRELYDAGMYDPLDDSQQEVEGFHDFLQEMLSLMATVGREEPVYSLGELQSMLDGMMQDFSSPQPPPPSSFFTSTGSSTRFSAPSGGAQQQRRPPSRVRPQGFGSSACFSQTAFSGC, from the exons ATGCAGCCGCCATCGCAGTACCACCAGTCCTCCTACTACGCCGTGCTCGGCGTCCACCCGGGCGCGTCCGCCGCCGAGATACGGGCCGCTTACCACCGCCTCGCCATG AGGTGGCACCCGGATAAGATTGCCAATGGCCGTGTGGATCCGGCGATCGCGGAGGAAGCCAAGGGAAGGTTCCAGAAGATACACGAGGCATACCAGG TGTTGTCGGATCAGAAGCGGAGGGAGCTCTATGACGCCGGGATGTACGACCCCCTCGACGACAGCCAACAAGAGGTCGAG GGCTTCCATGATTTCCTTCAGGAGATGCTCTCGCTCATGGCCACCGTTGGTAGAGAG GAGCCCGTGTATTCCCTGGGGGAACTCCAATCCATGCTCGACGGGATGATGCAAGATTTCAGCTCCCCCCAACCGCCACCACCAAGCAGCTTCTTCACCAGCACCGGTTCGTCGACGCGGTTCAGCGCACCCAGCGGCGGAGCGCAGCAGCAGCGTCGACCCCCCTCCCGGGTACGGCCTCAGGGGTTCGGCAGCTCGGCATGCTTCAGCCAGACGGCTTTCTCGGGCTGCTAA